The following proteins come from a genomic window of Corynebacterium sp. P4-C1:
- the prfB gene encoding peptide chain release factor 2: MQPETSNRIQSLESTLTTIESVMDLDEMDSRARELEQQAADPSLWDDPDHAQQVTTELSNVQAKLRKVTGLRQRLDDLPVMYELAEEEGDASLADDELAELETQISSLEVTTMLSGEYDEREAVVNIRSGAGGVDAADWAEMLMRMYTRWAEKNGHKVDVYDISYAEEAGIKSATFVVHGEYMYGQLSVEQGAHRLVRISPFDNQGRRQTSFAEVEVLPVVEQTDHIDIPDSDIRVDVYRSSGPGGQSVNTTDSAVRITHVPTGIVVTCQNEKSQIQNKASAMNVLQSKLLEKKRQEEKAELDALGAGGNASWGNQMRSYVLHPYQMVKDLRTNYEVGDPQKVLDGDIDGFLESGIRWRMAEQQGEES; the protein is encoded by the coding sequence ATGCAGCCAGAGACCAGCAACCGGATCCAGTCCCTCGAGTCCACCCTGACCACCATCGAGTCGGTCATGGACTTAGACGAGATGGATTCGCGCGCCCGCGAGCTGGAGCAGCAAGCCGCCGACCCCAGTTTGTGGGACGACCCCGACCACGCGCAGCAGGTGACAACCGAGCTGTCCAACGTGCAGGCGAAGCTGCGCAAAGTCACTGGGCTGCGCCAGCGTCTCGACGACCTGCCGGTCATGTACGAACTCGCGGAAGAGGAGGGCGACGCATCGCTTGCCGACGATGAGTTGGCCGAACTCGAAACCCAGATCTCCTCGCTGGAGGTGACGACGATGCTGTCGGGGGAGTACGACGAGCGCGAGGCTGTGGTGAATATCCGTTCCGGTGCCGGCGGTGTCGATGCGGCGGATTGGGCGGAGATGCTCATGCGCATGTACACCCGCTGGGCCGAGAAAAACGGCCACAAGGTCGATGTCTACGATATTTCCTACGCCGAGGAAGCCGGCATCAAGTCGGCCACCTTCGTCGTCCACGGGGAGTACATGTACGGCCAGCTCTCCGTGGAGCAGGGCGCGCACCGCCTCGTGCGTATCTCGCCCTTCGACAACCAGGGCCGCCGCCAGACCTCCTTCGCCGAGGTTGAGGTCCTGCCTGTGGTGGAGCAGACCGACCACATCGACATCCCAGACTCCGACATCCGCGTCGATGTCTACCGGTCCTCCGGACCCGGCGGCCAGTCCGTGAACACCACCGACTCGGCGGTGCGTATCACCCACGTGCCCACCGGCATCGTGGTCACGTGCCAGAACGAGAAATCCCAGATCCAGAACAAGGCTTCGGCCATGAACGTTCTGCAGTCCAAGCTGCTGGAGAAGAAACGCCAAGAAGAAAAGGCGGAGCTGGACGCCCTCGGCGCCGGCGGCAACGCCAGCTGGGGCAACCAGATGCGCTCCTACGTTCTGCACCCGTACCAAATGGTCAAGGACCTGCGCACCAACTATGAAGTGGGCGACCCGCAGAAGGTGCTCGACGGAGATATCGACGGTTTCCTCGAGTCAGGCATCCGCTGGCGGATGGCGGAGCAGCAGGGCGAAGAATCCTAA
- the ftsX gene encoding permease-like cell division protein FtsX — MNWNFIFREGFRGLGRNLTMTIALIITTALSLALVGAGILMSKVTSETKDLYLDRVEVMVELDEKVSAEDKDCSSESCAEVRDKLQADDRVESVTFRNREQSYERFVELFQESDPALVQETSKDSMPAALHVRLEDPTNTEPIDAVRDMPQVSYVADQASDVRGVADSLDSFRNATFIIAAAQALAAAFLIANMVQLAAYSRREEIGIMRMVGATRWFTQAPFILEALVSVFIGAVISTLGVWAIKSQIVDPMLAGVYENLLIAKLSDGAVWTVMPLVGLVALLASGLVAQVALRSYVRK; from the coding sequence ATGAACTGGAATTTCATCTTCCGCGAGGGTTTCCGCGGTCTCGGCCGCAACCTCACCATGACGATCGCGCTGATCATCACCACGGCGTTGTCCCTGGCGCTGGTGGGTGCGGGCATTCTCATGTCCAAAGTCACCAGTGAGACAAAGGACCTGTACCTGGACCGCGTCGAAGTGATGGTGGAGCTGGATGAGAAGGTGTCGGCGGAGGACAAGGACTGTTCGTCGGAAAGCTGCGCAGAAGTGCGCGACAAGCTGCAGGCGGACGACCGTGTGGAATCCGTGACTTTCCGCAACCGCGAACAGTCCTACGAGCGTTTCGTGGAGCTGTTCCAGGAATCTGATCCTGCGCTGGTGCAGGAGACATCAAAGGACTCGATGCCGGCGGCGCTGCACGTCCGACTTGAGGACCCGACGAATACCGAGCCCATCGACGCGGTGCGCGACATGCCGCAGGTGTCCTATGTCGCCGACCAAGCCAGCGATGTGCGCGGAGTGGCGGATTCGCTCGACTCTTTCCGCAACGCGACATTCATTATCGCCGCGGCGCAGGCGCTAGCCGCGGCGTTCCTCATCGCCAACATGGTGCAGCTCGCCGCGTACAGCCGCCGCGAGGAAATCGGCATTATGCGCATGGTGGGCGCGACCCGCTGGTTCACACAGGCGCCGTTCATCCTCGAGGCGCTGGTCTCCGTGTTCATCGGCGCAGTGATCTCCACCCTCGGTGTGTGGGCGATAAAGTCGCAGATCGTCGACCCGATGCTGGCGGGTGTGTACGAGAACTTGCTCATAGCGAAGCTTTCCGACGGCGCCGTGTGGACCGTCATGCCGCTCGTCGGCCTCGTCGCGCTTCTTGCTTCAGGCCTGGTCGCTCAGGTAGCGTTGCGCTCTTACGTGCGGAAATAG
- a CDS encoding S1 family peptidase, which produces MKLRALAAAALSALAALTVTIAPQANAQTDPNYQWRNDPASKVLAGKPFAGSVLHRVPGSFFDAQRANPGAKNAASRGRALYGAGAPIYVGMYGMCTVAAVGTDSAGRRVALTAGHCGNIGDQVVSADSFAAGPTGRIARKNGALDYAVIELGPRADLTASYNGTTIRSTGGATRTGDTLCKNGYASGVTCGVNWIADGARQQSQVCAMAGDSGAPLYSGTRLVGLVNGSSIPRFANLQCVSPLQGPVHAPTVSTNIDAIIADLNTAPGVGNGFRLAG; this is translated from the coding sequence ATGAAGCTCCGGGCCTTGGCCGCCGCGGCGTTGAGCGCTCTAGCCGCGCTGACGGTGACGATCGCGCCGCAGGCTAACGCGCAGACCGATCCGAACTACCAGTGGCGCAACGACCCAGCGTCGAAGGTGTTGGCGGGCAAGCCTTTCGCGGGCAGCGTCCTGCACCGAGTGCCGGGCTCGTTCTTCGACGCGCAGCGTGCGAATCCGGGCGCGAAGAATGCGGCGTCGCGGGGGCGGGCGCTGTACGGCGCTGGTGCCCCGATCTACGTGGGCATGTACGGCATGTGCACGGTCGCGGCAGTGGGCACGGACAGCGCGGGACGACGCGTGGCGCTCACAGCGGGGCACTGCGGCAACATCGGTGATCAGGTGGTGTCGGCGGATTCCTTCGCGGCGGGCCCGACCGGCCGGATCGCGCGCAAGAACGGTGCCCTCGACTACGCGGTGATCGAGCTCGGCCCGCGTGCGGACCTGACGGCCAGCTACAACGGGACGACGATCCGCTCCACGGGCGGCGCGACGCGCACCGGCGACACGCTGTGCAAGAACGGCTACGCCTCGGGCGTGACCTGCGGGGTCAACTGGATCGCGGACGGCGCGCGCCAGCAGTCGCAGGTGTGCGCGATGGCGGGGGATTCGGGCGCGCCGCTCTACTCCGGCACCCGCCTGGTGGGGCTGGTCAACGGAAGCTCCATCCCGCGTTTCGCCAACCTGCAGTGCGTTAGCCCGCTCCAGGGGCCGGTTCATGCGCCGACTGTGTCGACGAATATCGATGCGATCATCGCGGACCTCAACACTGCGCCTGGAGTGGGCAACGGCTTCCGCCTCGCGGGCTAG
- a CDS encoding HNH endonuclease signature motif containing protein, whose amino-acid sequence MRDETELGHGELAEDIVYAYRSMMRSKSGLLEMIGEFDRRALAEKCGSSSTATWLMRRLGLSESSAHEYVHVARQLQNFPYLAEMFAAGNVSYSALRLALKYLTPENEVEVVEKAMKLGHNGLACALAGRGKNSAEGAKRDFYLRVKRDEDGCLRFWGRVNPVDGESFCAALKIGHLSFAAGKEELSGIVGEDGYVEQEKLDALVRSKEEEEEKVQAKKDVSGFGLPTGRAMVHALMGMVNMVRSKPRSTLRAPGAQVSVMATLDGRAYLPNNAGAASKGLENLVANALVRLDTVDDRGMIINAGRSTRLATDGQIRSLLAMWSGQCAMPGCTHTRFMEFHHMEEWANGGLTDMENLIPLCSACHSLVTEGYAQVTRHGDEIVFDFGDGSRYVSYNHSLPVRNDLYMMPEVEKRGCADSFAS is encoded by the coding sequence ATGCGAGACGAAACTGAACTCGGGCACGGGGAGCTGGCGGAGGATATTGTTTACGCCTACCGGTCGATGATGCGTTCGAAGTCCGGGTTGTTAGAGATGATCGGGGAATTCGACCGCCGGGCTCTCGCGGAGAAATGCGGGTCCTCGAGCACTGCGACCTGGCTGATGCGCCGGTTGGGACTGTCGGAATCGTCGGCGCACGAGTACGTGCATGTGGCGCGGCAGTTGCAGAATTTTCCGTATCTGGCGGAGATGTTCGCGGCGGGGAACGTGAGCTACTCGGCGCTGCGGCTGGCTCTCAAATACCTTACCCCGGAAAATGAGGTCGAGGTTGTGGAAAAGGCTATGAAGCTGGGACACAACGGCTTGGCCTGCGCGCTGGCTGGGCGCGGGAAGAACAGCGCAGAAGGAGCCAAAAGAGACTTCTATCTCCGGGTGAAAAGGGACGAAGACGGGTGCCTGAGATTCTGGGGCAGGGTGAATCCTGTGGATGGGGAGAGCTTCTGCGCTGCTTTGAAGATCGGGCATCTGAGTTTCGCAGCTGGCAAGGAGGAGCTCAGTGGCATCGTCGGCGAAGACGGATACGTTGAGCAGGAAAAACTGGATGCACTCGTCCGGTCGAAGGAAGAGGAGGAAGAGAAAGTACAGGCGAAGAAAGACGTCTCGGGCTTCGGCTTGCCGACGGGGCGTGCGATGGTCCACGCGCTGATGGGCATGGTCAACATGGTCAGGTCGAAGCCGCGGAGTACGCTCCGCGCGCCGGGCGCGCAGGTCAGTGTGATGGCAACGCTGGATGGCCGGGCGTATCTACCCAATAATGCGGGTGCTGCGTCGAAGGGGCTGGAGAACCTCGTGGCGAATGCGCTCGTGCGCCTGGACACGGTGGATGACCGCGGAATGATCATCAACGCAGGCCGCTCGACGCGTTTGGCTACGGACGGTCAGATTCGGTCGCTACTGGCCATGTGGAGTGGGCAGTGCGCGATGCCGGGGTGCACGCACACGCGGTTCATGGAATTCCATCATATGGAGGAATGGGCCAACGGCGGGTTGACGGACATGGAGAACCTCATCCCGCTGTGCTCCGCGTGCCACTCGCTGGTCACTGAGGGCTACGCCCAGGTCACCCGCCACGGCGACGAGATCGTGTTCGACTTCGGGGATGGCAGCCGCTACGTGTCATACAACCACTCGTTGCCAGTCAGGAATGACCTTTACATGATGCCGGAGGTGGAGAAACGTGGATGCGCCGACAGCTTCGCGAGTTAG
- a CDS encoding inositol monophosphatase family protein, translated as MAAVSTAAFIDSHREDTDSELARALVETAGGLALSMRDEGLDTGQKTSVSDVVTNADMAAEEFVAGVLEALRPEDGIVGEEGAAKVSQSGRTWVIDPVDGTYNFASGSDYFCSALALVDGDASNPARILTSAIHRPALATTWIADNGTATRNGRELEQLADAPLPHLALATYLHPTSMTNEAIRGAWLSVANHAATVRMFGAGSIDLATVASGGIGGWLQHSVADWDWLPGKALVEAAGGKAVKADAGGVTWCVAGNRQLVDDVLAKLEQHG; from the coding sequence ATGGCGGCTGTGTCTACCGCAGCTTTCATTGATTCCCACCGAGAAGATACTGATTCCGAGCTCGCCCGCGCCCTCGTCGAAACTGCCGGGGGTCTGGCGCTAAGCATGCGCGACGAGGGCCTCGACACAGGCCAGAAGACGTCTGTGTCCGATGTGGTCACCAACGCCGACATGGCCGCCGAGGAATTCGTCGCCGGCGTGCTGGAGGCGCTCCGCCCCGAGGACGGCATCGTGGGCGAAGAGGGAGCGGCGAAGGTGTCGCAAAGCGGGCGCACGTGGGTGATCGACCCGGTGGACGGCACCTATAACTTCGCCTCGGGCTCCGACTACTTCTGCTCCGCGCTCGCGCTCGTCGATGGCGATGCCAGCAACCCTGCCCGCATTCTCACCAGCGCGATTCACCGCCCTGCGCTGGCCACGACGTGGATCGCCGACAACGGCACAGCGACACGGAACGGCCGCGAGCTTGAACAGCTTGCCGACGCTCCGCTGCCCCACCTCGCACTCGCCACCTACCTCCACCCCACCTCGATGACGAACGAAGCCATCCGCGGGGCGTGGCTGAGCGTCGCGAACCACGCCGCCACTGTGCGCATGTTCGGCGCCGGTTCCATCGACCTGGCCACCGTCGCCTCCGGCGGCATCGGCGGCTGGCTGCAGCACTCCGTGGCGGACTGGGACTGGCTGCCCGGAAAAGCGCTGGTGGAAGCTGCAGGCGGGAAGGCCGTCAAGGCCGACGCCGGCGGAGTCACCTGGTGTGTAGCGGGAAACCGCCAGCTCGTCGACGATGTGCTGGCTAAGCTTGAGCAGCATGGCTAA
- the ftsE gene encoding cell division ATP-binding protein FtsE has protein sequence MITFSNVTKVYPTSTRPALDDVSLTIENGEFVFLIGPSGSGKSSFLELLIREENVTSGDIHFGDFHVNALKGKEVNKLRQSIGYVFQDFRLLPKLNVYDNVAFALEVIGKPKAKIQKLVPEALEIVGLDAKANRMPNELSGGEQQRVAIARAFVDRPHLLLADEPTGNLDPSTADDIMALLARINRMGTTVIMSTHNARAVNDMRQRVIELQLGKVVRDESHGVYGTMGA, from the coding sequence GTGATCACTTTCTCGAATGTGACAAAGGTCTATCCGACGTCGACGCGGCCGGCTCTCGACGATGTCTCGCTGACGATTGAGAACGGCGAGTTCGTCTTCCTGATCGGCCCGTCGGGCTCGGGCAAGTCGTCGTTTTTGGAGCTGCTCATCCGCGAGGAGAACGTGACCAGCGGGGACATCCACTTCGGTGACTTCCACGTCAATGCGCTGAAAGGCAAGGAGGTGAACAAGCTCCGCCAGTCCATCGGCTACGTCTTCCAGGACTTCCGGCTGCTGCCCAAACTGAACGTGTACGACAACGTCGCGTTCGCGCTCGAGGTGATCGGCAAGCCGAAAGCGAAAATCCAGAAGCTCGTGCCGGAGGCCCTGGAGATCGTCGGTTTGGACGCGAAAGCCAACCGCATGCCGAACGAGCTGTCCGGCGGCGAGCAGCAGCGCGTGGCCATCGCGCGCGCGTTCGTGGACCGTCCACACCTTCTGCTTGCCGACGAGCCCACCGGCAACCTCGACCCCTCCACCGCCGACGACATCATGGCGCTGCTTGCCCGCATCAACCGCATGGGCACGACCGTGATCATGTCCACGCACAACGCGCGCGCCGTCAACGACATGCGCCAACGCGTGATCGAACTGCAGCTGGGCAAAGTCGTCCGCGACGAGAGCCACGGCGTCTACGGAACAATGGGGGCTTAG
- the smpB gene encoding SsrA-binding protein SmpB → MAKKKKKEGPGVIASNRKARHDYTILDTYEAGVVLQGTEIKSLRDGKASLVEAYATIDDGEVWLRNLHIPEYSMGSWTNHSPRRTRKLLLHRREIDTLEGKVRDGNRTLVPLKLYLKDGLVKVELGLAQGKQDYDRRQDIKKRTEDREIARELGRKFKGIKA, encoded by the coding sequence ATGGCGAAGAAAAAGAAGAAGGAAGGGCCGGGTGTCATCGCGTCCAACCGCAAGGCTCGCCACGACTACACCATCCTGGACACATACGAGGCCGGCGTCGTTCTGCAGGGAACCGAAATCAAGTCTCTGCGTGACGGAAAGGCATCGCTCGTCGAGGCGTACGCCACTATCGACGACGGCGAGGTTTGGCTCCGCAACCTCCACATCCCCGAATACTCGATGGGGTCGTGGACGAACCACTCGCCGCGGCGTACCCGCAAGCTCCTGCTGCACCGCCGTGAGATCGACACCCTCGAAGGCAAAGTCCGCGACGGCAACCGGACTCTCGTCCCGCTGAAGCTCTACCTCAAAGATGGCCTGGTCAAGGTCGAACTTGGTCTCGCCCAGGGTAAGCAGGACTATGATCGCCGCCAGGACATCAAGAAACGCACCGAGGACCGCGAAATCGCCCGCGAACTCGGCCGCAAATTCAAGGGGATCAAAGCATGA
- a CDS encoding SDR family oxidoreductase, translating to MKTALITGASRGIGRAIAEELGKDHHILVGASKDASAVVDKLPSAEPFEVDLRDERAIAEAARKIENVDVVVHAAGVLHKAPFGELDAEQWRETMDVNVLAPVTLTRELLPALRRSRGLVITINSGAGFHGVEENTAYCASKFALRGFTDALRLEEKGQVRVTSIHPGRTDTDMLADPKHGDRPKMDPVNVARAVRLAVDVDPDTVVEFLRVAPA from the coding sequence ATGAAAACCGCACTCATCACCGGTGCTTCCCGCGGTATCGGCCGCGCTATTGCCGAGGAGCTGGGCAAAGACCATCACATCCTGGTGGGGGCGTCGAAGGACGCGAGCGCAGTCGTCGATAAGCTGCCCAGCGCTGAGCCGTTCGAGGTCGATCTGCGCGACGAGCGCGCGATCGCCGAAGCCGCGCGCAAGATCGAGAATGTCGACGTCGTCGTCCACGCCGCGGGTGTGCTGCACAAGGCGCCGTTCGGCGAGCTCGACGCCGAACAGTGGCGTGAGACCATGGACGTGAACGTGCTCGCGCCAGTCACGCTCACGCGCGAGCTTCTGCCTGCTTTACGACGCTCCCGTGGGCTCGTCATCACCATCAACTCCGGCGCCGGCTTCCACGGTGTTGAGGAGAACACCGCGTACTGTGCCTCCAAATTCGCGTTGCGCGGATTCACTGATGCCCTGCGCCTGGAAGAGAAAGGACAGGTCAGGGTCACGTCGATCCACCCGGGACGCACCGACACTGACATGCTCGCCGACCCGAAGCACGGCGACCGCCCGAAGATGGATCCGGTCAACGTCGCGCGGGCCGTCCGTCTCGCCGTGGATGTGGATCCTGATACGGTCGTTGAATTCCTGCGCGTCGCACCTGCTTGA
- the thiC gene encoding phosphomethylpyrimidine synthase ThiC: MADIYAEEIHPKHSYAPIVQDGLEVPETAIELDDSPTGPNEPFRIYRTRGPWAEPEEGLPALRSEWIAERDDIEEYEGRARNLEDDGTRAMKRGEASEEWRGATRPTLRAKSGKRVTQMAYARNGVITPEMKFVALREHCDPEKVREEVAAGRAIIPNNINHPESEPMIIGNAFLTKINANIGNSAVTSSIREEVDKLRWATRWGADTVMDLSTGNDIHTTREWILRNSPVPIGTVPIYQALEKVGGVAEDLTWEIFRDTVIEQAEQGVDYMTVHAGVRLPYVPLTSKRVTGIVSRGGSIMAGWCLAHHKESFLYENFDELCEIFAQYDIAFSLGDGLRPGSVADANDAAQFAELKTIGELCKRAWDHDVQVMIEGPGHVPLNMIQVNNEKEEEWCGGAPFYTLGPLVTDIAPGYDHITSAIGAANIAMGGTAMLCYVTPKEHLGLPNKDDVKTGVITYKVAAHAADVAKGHPGARDWDDAMSKARFEFRWHDQFALSLDPETAQAYHDETLPAEPAKTAHFCSMCGPKFCSMRISQDIRDEFGGAIDEALDDKNKKLIADLGIPSFAGGTDYRRGEREMAKEFHKLGSNVYVQE; this comes from the coding sequence ATGGCTGATATTTACGCTGAAGAAATCCACCCGAAGCACTCGTACGCCCCGATTGTCCAGGACGGGCTCGAAGTTCCAGAAACTGCGATTGAGCTGGATGACTCCCCGACTGGCCCGAACGAGCCGTTCCGCATCTACCGCACGCGCGGCCCGTGGGCCGAGCCGGAGGAAGGCTTGCCTGCTCTGCGAAGCGAATGGATCGCCGAGCGCGACGACATCGAGGAATACGAGGGCCGCGCCCGCAACCTCGAGGACGACGGCACACGCGCAATGAAACGCGGGGAGGCCAGCGAGGAGTGGCGCGGCGCGACCCGCCCGACGCTACGCGCGAAGAGCGGCAAGCGCGTCACCCAGATGGCGTATGCCCGCAACGGCGTGATCACCCCCGAGATGAAATTCGTGGCGCTGCGCGAGCACTGCGACCCGGAGAAGGTCCGTGAAGAGGTCGCCGCCGGCCGCGCGATCATCCCGAACAACATCAACCACCCGGAATCCGAGCCGATGATCATCGGCAACGCGTTCTTGACCAAGATTAACGCCAACATCGGTAATTCCGCCGTCACCTCGTCCATCCGCGAGGAGGTGGACAAGCTGCGCTGGGCCACCCGCTGGGGCGCGGACACCGTCATGGACCTGTCCACCGGCAACGACATCCACACCACCCGCGAGTGGATCCTGCGCAACTCGCCTGTCCCCATCGGCACCGTGCCGATCTACCAGGCGCTGGAGAAGGTGGGCGGTGTCGCCGAAGACCTGACGTGGGAGATCTTCCGCGACACCGTCATTGAACAGGCCGAGCAGGGCGTGGACTACATGACGGTGCACGCGGGGGTGCGGCTGCCGTACGTCCCGCTGACGTCGAAACGCGTCACCGGCATCGTCTCCCGCGGCGGCTCGATCATGGCCGGCTGGTGCCTAGCCCACCACAAAGAGTCGTTCCTCTACGAGAATTTCGACGAGCTGTGCGAGATCTTCGCCCAGTACGACATCGCATTCTCGCTTGGCGACGGCCTCCGCCCCGGCTCCGTCGCCGACGCCAACGACGCCGCCCAGTTCGCGGAGCTGAAAACCATCGGCGAGCTGTGCAAGCGCGCCTGGGACCACGATGTCCAGGTGATGATCGAGGGACCCGGCCACGTCCCACTGAACATGATCCAGGTCAACAACGAGAAAGAAGAGGAATGGTGCGGCGGCGCCCCGTTCTACACTCTCGGCCCCCTGGTCACCGATATCGCACCGGGCTACGACCACATCACGTCCGCCATCGGCGCGGCGAATATCGCCATGGGCGGCACCGCGATGCTCTGCTACGTCACCCCGAAGGAGCACCTCGGCCTGCCGAACAAGGACGATGTGAAGACGGGCGTGATCACCTACAAGGTCGCCGCCCACGCCGCCGATGTGGCGAAGGGCCACCCGGGCGCACGCGACTGGGACGACGCGATGAGCAAGGCGCGTTTCGAATTCCGCTGGCACGACCAGTTCGCCCTTTCCCTCGACCCAGAGACCGCCCAGGCGTACCACGACGAGACGCTGCCGGCGGAGCCCGCGAAGACCGCCCACTTCTGCTCCATGTGCGGACCCAAGTTCTGCTCGATGCGCATCAGCCAGGACATCCGCGATGAATTCGGCGGCGCGATCGACGAAGCCTTGGACGACAAGAACAAGAAGCTCATCGCGGACCTAGGCATTCCGAGTTTCGCCGGCGGCACGGATTACCGCCGCGGCGAACGCGAGATGGCCAAGGAATTCCACAAGCTCGGCTCGAATGTCTACGTTCAGGAATAA
- the hisN gene encoding histidinol-phosphatase yields MANYSDDLALALELADLADTVTLERFESADLKVDTKPDMTPVSDADIAVESALRDKLGTTRPADSVLGEEFGGDVQFSGRQWVIDPIDGTKNFVRGVPVWATLISLLEDGKPVVGVVSAPALTRRWYASEGTGAWRTFADGGVTRLGVSGVKGLGDASISISSLSGWRDRGLRDQLIALTDDVWRLRGYGDFFSYCLVAEGAVDIAAEPEVSLWDLAALSVLVTEAGGRFTSLAGEDGPHGGDAIATNGLLHDEVLSRLA; encoded by the coding sequence ATGGCTAACTACTCTGACGACCTCGCCCTGGCCCTCGAGCTCGCGGACCTCGCTGACACGGTCACCTTGGAACGCTTCGAGTCCGCCGACCTGAAAGTCGATACCAAGCCCGACATGACCCCTGTCTCCGACGCCGACATCGCGGTGGAGAGCGCTCTGCGCGACAAGCTGGGCACCACCCGCCCCGCAGATAGCGTGCTTGGGGAGGAATTCGGCGGCGATGTGCAGTTCTCTGGCCGCCAGTGGGTCATCGACCCGATCGACGGAACGAAGAATTTCGTCCGCGGCGTGCCTGTGTGGGCCACGCTGATCTCCCTGCTCGAGGACGGCAAACCCGTCGTCGGCGTGGTCAGTGCCCCAGCCCTCACCCGCCGCTGGTACGCGAGCGAGGGCACCGGCGCGTGGCGCACATTCGCCGACGGTGGCGTCACCCGGTTGGGGGTCTCGGGTGTGAAGGGGCTGGGAGATGCGTCGATTAGCATCTCGTCCTTGAGCGGCTGGCGCGACCGCGGCTTGCGGGACCAGCTGATCGCGCTCACCGACGACGTGTGGCGTCTCCGCGGCTACGGCGATTTCTTCTCCTACTGCCTCGTCGCTGAGGGCGCCGTGGATATCGCCGCCGAGCCCGAAGTTTCCCTGTGGGACTTGGCCGCCCTGTCCGTCCTCGTAACTGAGGCCGGCGGCCGCTTCACCTCGCTGGCTGGCGAGGACGGCCCCCACGGCGGCGATGCCATAGCCACCAACGGCCTGCTGCACGACGAGGTGCTCAGCCGGTTGGCCTAG
- a CDS encoding thiamine phosphate synthase, with translation MSDLDLRCYFVTGAGAPDHIVETARAAAQGGAGIIQVRSKPISARDLHDLALSVVTAVHEVNPDARVLIDDRVDVALALKPHGVAGVHIGQDDLNPRIARELLGPDAVIGLTTGTLELVQAANDYADVIDYIGAGPFRDTPTKDSGRAPLGLEGYPALVEASRVPVVAIGDVTADDAEDLARTGVDGVAIVRGIMNAEDPRDYVERVVAAVDRGRP, from the coding sequence ATGAGTGATCTGGACCTCCGCTGTTACTTCGTCACCGGCGCTGGCGCGCCCGACCACATTGTGGAGACCGCCCGCGCGGCTGCCCAAGGCGGCGCCGGAATCATCCAGGTGCGCAGCAAACCCATCAGCGCCCGCGACCTTCACGATCTCGCCTTGTCCGTGGTCACCGCCGTGCACGAGGTCAACCCGGATGCGCGCGTGCTTATCGACGACCGCGTCGACGTCGCCCTCGCCCTTAAACCCCACGGCGTCGCCGGAGTCCACATCGGCCAAGACGACCTGAACCCGCGCATCGCCCGTGAACTTCTCGGCCCCGATGCCGTCATCGGCTTGACCACAGGCACCCTCGAGCTTGTCCAGGCCGCCAACGATTACGCTGACGTCATCGACTACATCGGTGCCGGTCCTTTCCGCGATACCCCGACAAAGGACTCCGGCCGCGCGCCCTTGGGGCTTGAGGGCTACCCCGCCCTGGTCGAGGCCTCCCGTGTCCCAGTCGTCGCCATTGGCGATGTGACCGCAGACGACGCCGAAGATCTCGCCCGCACCGGCGTCGACGGCGTGGCCATCGTCCGTGGCATCATGAACGCCGAGGATCCGCGCGACTACGTTGAGCGCGTCGTCGCCGCCGTCGACCGCGGCCGCCCCTAA